The DNA sequence AGCAGTCGGCCACGGGGGTTGTCCACGGCCACCACGACGATGTAGGTGACGACGTTCTGGACGACCTGCGGGGCTTTGCGGATCTGTGTCACGCGGCCGGCGAACGTCTCGCCGGGGAAGGCGTCCACCGTGAAGGTCGCCGGTCCGTCGAGCGTCACGCGGCCGATGTCGGCCTCGTCCACGCTGGTGTCGACCTGCATCTTGGTGAGGTCCTGAGCGATGGTGAAGAGCACGGGCGCCTGCAGGCTCGCCGCCACGGTCTGTCCGACGTCGACCTGCCGGGAGACGACCACGCCGTCGACGGGTGCCCGGATGATCGTATGCGCGAGGTCGGCCTGGGCCTGCTGCAACGCCGCCTGCTTTTGCCGGACCTGGGCCTCGGCCGTCTTGAGCTGGGCATCGGCCACGCGCCGCTGGGCCTGGGCCGAGCTGATGGAAGCCAGGCCGGCCTGCTCTTTGGCGTGCGCGGCCTCCAGGGCGGCCTCCGCCGAATCGAAGGTGGCCTGGGCCGTGTCCTGCTCGCTCCTGGCGATGAGCTCGCGCCGGAAGAGCTCGGTCTTGCGCTCGAGGTCCCGGCGGGCGTCGGCCAGGGCCACCTGGGCGCGCGCCGTCTGGGCCCGGGATTCGGCGTGCGCCGCCCGGACGTTCTCGACCTCGGCGCGGGCGCGCTCCACCTGGGCCTGCTGATTGAGGACGGCGGCATGGGCGCCTTCGACCTCGGCCCGGGCCTGGTTGACCTTGGCCTCGAAGGTCACGGGATCCAGGCGGGCGATGATTTGACCCTGTCGGACCACCGAGTTGAAGTCGGCGAGGAGCTCCTTGATCTGCCCGGAGACCTGGCTGCCGACCTGGACCGTCTTCACCGCGTTGAGCGTCCCGGTGGCCGACACGGCGGCGGTGAGGGGCCCGCGCTCCACGCGGCCGAGGCGGTACTGGGGAGCGTTGCCCCCGCTCTGCACATAGAAGTAACCCCAGACACCGGCGGCCACCGCCAGCGTGACTAGACCGAGTGATACATACCGCTTCATCGCCTGTTTAGACGCCCCCGGAGGTCGGTCTCATTTACCCGTACCAGCTTACTGCGGGCAGGCGTTATCGCCTACCGCGCGCGCGATCGAGCCGATAGAGGGCGATCCGGTAGTCGGCCAGCGCCTGGGCCTCGACGTTCTGGGCCTGGGTGAGCGCCAGCTGCGCGTCCGTGAGCTCCAGGATCGTGCCGACGCCGGCGTCGAAACGGCCCTGGGCCAGGCGAAAGTTCTCCTGGGCGGACGCCACCGCGGTCTGAGCGGCCTGCAGCCGCTCCTGAGTCTCTTCGATCGTGATCTGGGCCTGCTCCACCTCTCGCAGCAGATCCAGCTCCAGCGCCCGCACCCGGGAGCGAGCCGCGTCGACGTTGGCCCGCGCCTCGCGGTAGCGGCCGATGCGGCTGCCGCCATCGAATATCGGCCACGTCAGCGAGAGCGTCAGGCTCCACACCTCCTCCAGCTCGTCACGGACGGCGCCGTACGTGCCGCTGCCCGTGATATCGGGGAAGAAGTCGCGGAAGGCCTGGCGCGCCACGGCCTCGGCCGCCTGGACCTGGAGGTTGACCTGCCGGTACTCGGGCCGCTGGCGAAGCGCCTCGGCGCGGATCTGGGCCCGCTCGAGCGCCACGGGCTCGTACACGAGGTTGTCCTGGATCTGGGTCGGCGTGTCGATTCCGATTCCCATCGCCGTATTGAGGGCGACCCGGGCCAGCCGCTCGGCATTGCGGGCGCGGATCAGATCGACGCGGGCGTTGGCCACGTCGACTTCGGCGCGGGCCACGTCCGACCGGGGCCGGGTCCCCACGTCGAAGAATCCCCGGGCGGACTTTAGATTGAGCTCGGCACGCTCCACCGCCTGCTCTTGCACGCGGATCAGCCGCCGGGCGAACAGGGTGTTCGTGTAGGCTTCCTTGACCGCCAGCGCGATGAGCTGCCGCTGCAGCTCCACATCTTCCAGCGCCACTGCCGCCAGCTTCTTGGCCGCCTCGGTCGCCGCCAGGTTCTTGCCGAAATCGAAGAGGAGCTGGGAGAGCGCGACCTGGGCCACCAGCGTGTCCTCGGGGTGGCGCTGCACGATGAACGAGGTGGCGCCGGCCGCCGTAGGCAGGACCGAGCTCTGGCTGCGGCTGGTGCTGATCGAGCTGCTGAACTGGGGCAGGAGCGGGGCCATCGCCTGATCCACGCGGAACCGCGCCGCCGCGTAGTCGTTGAGCCGCGCCTGGATCTGCGGCTGGGTCTCCAGCGCGATGCCCACGGCCTCGTCCATGGAGAGCTGCCGGCCGGCCACCGGGGCCGGCGTGGGCCGCTCGGCCGGCGCCTGAGCTGCCGCCGGCGACGTCGCGGCGGGGAACGTCAGCCAGGCGGCCAGCAACAATGATGTGATTCCTGTTCGTGCGCGCGTCATGCGCGGCTCCTCCGCTCGATTGGCGCCGTGAGGATACCACGACGCTCTGCGCCACGCGGGCGACGCCCGGGCGCGGTGATTGGGGACGGCCGGTGGACGAATAGTGGATGGATGGTGGATAGGTTTTTTCTTGACGACCGCGATATTCTGCGTGCTAGAGTCCCCACGCCACAAGATATAGTGATTTTCAGGGGGGCCGCCCCGGCGGCCGTACCCCCGCGGGCCGGCGGCCAGGCCACCTTGGCGACGGCCTCGTCGAGGCGCTTCAGAGGAGGTCACAGGATGCTATCGGAGAGCCGCCCGGCCAAAGTCGGCAAATGGACCGAACCCGCCCTCCGGGTCTTGCGGGAGCGCTACCTCACGCGCCAGGACGGCAAGGTGGTGGAGACGCCGGAGGAGATGTGCTGGCGGGTGGCGCAGTCCATCGCGGCCGGCGAGGCGCGCTACGGGCGCAGCGCGGCCGCCGTGCGCGAGGTGGCCGAAGCGTTCTACGACATGATGGTGGGCAGCTACTTCCTGCCCAACTCCCCGACCCTCATGAACGCCGGCAAGCGCAACGGGCTGCAATACTCGGCCTGCTACGTCCTGCCCGTGGGCGACTCCATGGAGGAGATCTTCGATTCGGTGAAAGCGGCGGCGATAATCCACAAGAGCGGGGGCGGAACGGGTTTTGCATTCTCGCGCCTTCGTCCCAAGGACGATCTGGTCGCCTCGACCGGCGGGCGCGCCTCGGGTCCCGTATCGTTTCTCCGCGTCTTCAACAGCGCCACGGAGGCCGTGAAACAGGGGGGATGCGTTACTCCGGACACCCGAGTTTCAACGAGCCGCGGCATCGTCGAGATTCGCGCGCTCGGTCCCGCCGAGGCTCCCGCGGATACCTGGCATCGCCACGCCGATCGGCTGCTGGTTGCGACCGACGAGGGTGCCAAGGAATCCGACGAGTTCTACAACCATGGTGTTGCGCTGATCCGTCGCGTTCGGACGCGGCATGGCTACACGGTCGCCGGTACGCTCGAGCATCGCCTGCGCGTGATCGACGAGGAAGGGCGGTACGTCTGGAAAGCGCTCGAAGACCTCAAGGTGGGCGACTGGGTCGCCCTGCAGAAGGGCGGCTACCTTCCGATCGAGGGGTTCCGGTTCCCCGCCTTCACCGCGAGGCAACACCCCAACGCGACGGCGATTCGCATTCCCCAAGCGCCGACGAGAGCCTTGGGAGAGTTCATCGGATACTGCCTGGGAGATGGAGCCATCTCGGTCAACGCCCGGGGCACTGGCCGGTTGATTCTGACTGTCGGCCAGACCGAACCCGATGTCGCGACCTGGCTCCTGCAGATTGCCGACCAGCTGTTTGGTCTTCATCCGATCCGGCAGAGCAAGCCCGATGACGCCTCCGACAACTATTTCTTCAACTCGACGACCCTGGTGAGTTGGCTCAAGGTCATGGGGGTCGAGAAGCCCTCGGCGAGCGAGGTGCGGTTGCCAGAGATTGCCTTCACCGCCGGCCCGGAGTTTGCCCGTGGCGTATTGCGTGGCCTCTTCACAGCCGATGGCACGATCTCGATTGACGGTTATTCCTCGTTGAGCAGCACTTCGCAGGCGCTCGTCGAGGATGTCCAGCAACTCCTCCTCGCCCTGGGCATTCCGTCCAGCGTCTCGGTCGTGGAGCGCCGGGCTGGCGCCTTCGGTGGCAAGCCCCTGCATCGGCTCCGGATCATCACTTGCGACGGTCTTCAGCGATTCGCCGACACGGTCGGCTTCTTTTCGGCCAAGAAGACGGAGCGGCTCGCGCGAGGCTTGAAGAAGGCTTGGGAGCGTAACGATGTCCTTCCCTTCCAGGGAGCGCTGCTCCGCTCGCTCTATGGGGGGCCGGGACGAGGCAGCGGCCCCGGGCGGGGATCGCGGGGGGCCGATCCTCGGCTCTATCGCGCGCTGCAACACTACTTGCCAGGCGTGAGCGCGCCCCGTCATCTGACTCGGTCTCGCTTGGAAAGACTCGCCGAGAAGTATGCTGCCCTTCGTGAGCATCCCACCGTCACTTGGCTCCTCACGAACAATCAGTTCTACGATCAGGTGACCAAGATCGAGGAGGGTGAGTCCCTCACGCTGGATCTCTCCGTGCCTGCCAACAACACCTACGTCGCCAACGGCTTCGTGAGCCACAACACGCGTCGCGGCGCCAACATGGGGATCCTCAAGGTGGATCACCCCGACATCCTGGAGTTCATCGAATGCAAGCTGGACGGGGGGATCACCAACTTCAACATCTCCGTGGCCGCCACCGACGTGTTCATGGACGCGCTGGAGAAGGGCGAGGACTACGACCTGATCAACCCGCACACGGGCAAGGTGGTGGGACGCCTGTCGGCCCAGGAGGTGTTCAGCCGCATCGTGCGCGCGGCCTGGCGTACGGGCGATCCGGGAATGGTGTTCATCGATCGGATCAACGCCAGCCCGGCCAACCCCACCCCCGAGATCGGGCAGATCGAGGCGACAAACCCCTGTGGAGAGCAACCGTTGTTGCCCAACGAGGCCTGTAACCTGGGATCGCTCAACGTCTCCAAGTTCGCCCGGCGCAGCCCGGCCGGCGAGTGGACGATCGACTGGGAGGAGATGGAGCGGGTCATCCGCCTGGCCGTGCGCTTCCTCGACGATGTGATCGAGATGAACCCGTACCCGTTGCCGGAGATCGACGCCACCGTGAAGGCCAACCGGCGGATCGGCCTGGGCATCATGGGGTGGGCGGACCTGCTGTTCCTGCTGGGCATTCCCTACGACAGCCAGGAGGCCATCGAGCTGGCCGAGCGGCTGATGGCCTTCGTCAAGGACGCGGCGCACGATCAGGCGGCGAAGCTCGCCGAGGAGCGGGGGCCGTTCCCGAACTGGAGCCGCTCCATCTACCGGCACGGCCGACCCATGCGCAACTCCACCGTCACCACCATCGCGCCCACCGGCACCATCTCGATGATCGCCGGCTGCTCGTCCGGAATCGAGCCCATCTTCGCGCTGGCCTTCGAGCACCGGGTCAAGCAGCCGGACGGCGAGCGCGTGCTCACCTTCGTCAACGAGACCTTCGAGGCGATCGCCCGCGAGCAGGGGTGGTTCTCCGACGCGCTGATGCAGGAGATCGCCCGCCGCGGCTCGCTACACGGCATCCCCGGCATGCCGGACGCGGCCCAGCGGGTGTTCAAGACCTCGCACGAGATCGGGTACGAGTGGCACGTCCAGCACCAGGCCGCGTTCCAGCGGTCGACGGACAACGGCGTGTCCAAGACGATCAACCTGCCCAACGCCGCCGGCGAAGAGGACGTCGCCAGCGCATATCGTCTCGCCTGGCAGCTGGGCTGCCTGGGCATCACGGTGTTCCGCGATGGCTGCAAGGGCGAACAGGTCCTCAATGTGGGCATCGGCGCCCCCAAGAAGGACGCGCTGGCCGCGGCTCCGGCGGCCACGGGGCCGGTGACGATCAAGCCCCGACCGCACAGCCTCCAGGGCACGACGTACCGGATGGAGACCCCGATCGGGACGGCCTTCATCACGGTCAACGAGACGCAGGACAAGGAGCCGTTCGAGGTCTTCGTCCAGGTCGGCAAGGGCGGCTCCGACACCATGGCGGTGGCGGAGGCGCTGGGGCGCCTGATTTCGCTCATCCTCAGGCTGCCTTCACCGTTCTCGGCGCAGCGCCGACTCGAAGAGGTCATCAGCCAGCTGAGCCGGATCGGTGGAGGCCAGCCGACGGGCTTCGGGCCGGCCAAGATCCTCTCGCTGCCCGACGCCGTCGCGCGGACCCTGGCCGAGCACATCGGGGAGCTGAAGCCCGCCCAGCTAACGGCGGTCTTCGCCAGCAGCAAGAAGAACATCGGGGACCTCTGCAAAGAGTGCGGCCAGGCGACCTTCATCTACGAGGAAGGCTGCAAGAAGTGCCTGAGCTGCGGGTACAACGAGTGCTGATTTCGTCGGAGGGGGCCATTCACAGGCGCGCCCTTTGGGGGGCGACGGCTCCCTCCGAAGCCTCCTCCGAAGCCTCCCCCAAGAGGCTTCGCGGGCAAAGCCCGCGCTCGAACAGCAGAACGTCCGCGAGCCGGTGCTACAATTCCGACGGCATGTCGTTCTCCGGTGGCTCGTACGAGGAGGTCGCGCGGTGGCTCAAGAACTTCCTCATCTCGCACGCCAAACGTGATGATCCGCGCGTAGAAATCGTGTTCGATTCCGGCGACGGACGCGAGGGCCGCTCGTACGGAGCACGTCTGCGACTGGGCGAGCGGCTCTCGGCGCCGTGGGAGCTGGACTACAAGGACGTCGCCGACAATCGCGGGAGCCTGGCCTGGTGCCGCGGCCTGGCCGAGCAGGTCCGGGCGGGGGCCCGGGCCCTCGTCCAGGCGAGGGAACCGGGGGCACGGTAGCGACGACCGCCACGTCCGCTCCCCCCACCCCCGCCGCTGCCCGTCCCGGCCGATGGATCGGCAGCGGCGACCTCAACGGCCTGCTGGGTCTCGCGCTCGACAACACCACCAACCTCGTCATCCTGGCCAGCCTGCTGATCGGCGTCTTCGGGTTTCCATCCGAGCTCGTGCTCACGCGGATGGTGCCGGGCACCGCGCTCGGCGTGCTGATCGGCGATCTCTCCTACACGTGGCTGGCGCTCCGGCTCATGCGACGGACGGGCCGCGACGACGTCACGGCGATGCCGTTCGGAATCGATACGCCGACGCTGTTTGCGATGGTATTCGGCGTCCTGGGGCCAGTGAAGCTCGCGACGGGGGATCCGGACCTGGCCTGGAAGGTCGGCATGGCGATGACGATCGCGATCGGACTGGTCAAGACGGGCCTGGCCTTCACTGGAGAGTGGACCCGGCGTGCCGTGCCACGGGCCGCGCTGCTCGGCTCCATCGCCGGCGTGGGGATCCTCATGATCGCCTTCCTGCCCGCGCTCAAGGTGTTCCGCGATCCCGTCGTGGGCCTGGTGGCGCTGGCCGTGCTGTGCCTGGCGCTCTTCGGGGGCGTTCGCATGCCGTTCGGCATGCCCGGAGCCCTGGCCGCCGTCACGGCGGGCGCAGGGATCTTTTGGCTACGCGCGGGTCTCGGCGGGCCCCCGCCGGCCCATGCGCTGCCCGTGGCGGGACTGGGCCTGGCGCTGCCGTGGCCGTCGCTGGCCTGGATGGCCGCGCTGCCGGCCGCGCTGCCGTACCTGTCGATCGCGCTGCCCTTCGCGCTGGTGACCGTGATCGGCGGGATCGACAACACCGAGTCGGCGGCGGCGGCCGGCGACGAGTACCGCACCCGCGACATCCTCATGACCGAAGCGCTGGCTACCATCGCCGCCGGCGTGGCCGGCGGTGTGGTGCAGAACACGCCCTACATAGGGCATCCGGCCTACAAGGCCATGGGCGCCCGGGCCGGGTACACGCTGGCGACCGGCCTGGTGATCGGCGTGGGCGCGGCGCTGGGCGCGCTGTCGGCGCTGATGACGGTCCTGCCGGAGGCCGCCGTGGCCCCGATCCTGATCTTCATCGGGCTCGAGATCACCGCCCAGGCCTTCCAGGCCTCGCCGGCCCGGCACGGTCCGGCCGTGGCCCTGGCGTTCCTGCCCGTCGCCGCGGCTGTCGTGCTCATCGTCGGCGGGAGCCTGCTCGGCGCTCTCGGCAAGACGCCGGCCGATCTGTCTGGCGACGCCGGCGCCACCTGGGCCGCGCTGGTCGTGCTGGGGAACGGCTTCATTGTCACCGCGGTGCTATGGGCGTGGGCCCTGGTCGCCATGCTCGAGCGCCAGGCGGGGATCGCGTGCGCCGTCCTGGCCGCCGCTAGCCTGGCCACGCTCTGCGGCGTCATCCACTCGCCGCTGCCGAACGGGGCGCTGTTCTGGCCCTGGGCAGCGCCCGACCCCGTCAGCGCCCACATCGCCGGCGCCTACGGCATGGCTGCCACGCTTTGTTGGCTGGCAGTCGGGCGGCGCGCCCGATAAGATGAAGGTATTCCGCGCACCCATCGTGAAGACTCTGCACACGCTCTCGAAGCAGCGGCGCGCGAGCGCAGCGTGACGGCACGCCCGGGAACCCCGGAGCGTCCGCTCCGCGTCGCGATCGTCGGCGCCGGGCCGGCCGGCTACTATGCGGCCGACGCCCTCCTGCGCCAGGATGGGGTCGTCGTCGACGTGGACATGTTCGACCGTCTGCCCACGCCGTACGGGCTGGTCCGCCTCGGGGTGGCGCCGGACCATCAGAAG is a window from the Candidatus Methylomirabilota bacterium genome containing:
- a CDS encoding efflux RND transporter periplasmic adaptor subunit, producing MKRYVSLGLVTLAVAAGVWGYFYVQSGGNAPQYRLGRVERGPLTAAVSATGTLNAVKTVQVGSQVSGQIKELLADFNSVVRQGQIIARLDPVTFEAKVNQARAEVEGAHAAVLNQQAQVERARAEVENVRAAHAESRAQTARAQVALADARRDLERKTELFRRELIARSEQDTAQATFDSAEAALEAAHAKEQAGLASISSAQAQRRVADAQLKTAEAQVRQKQAALQQAQADLAHTIIRAPVDGVVVSRQVDVGQTVAASLQAPVLFTIAQDLTKMQVDTSVDEADIGRVTLDGPATFTVDAFPGETFAGRVTQIRKAPQVVQNVVTYIVVVAVDNPRGRLLPGMTANARLVVAEKAEALKVPNAALRFRPAGDSGDAAGSEPSVAEIRERLVKGLDLSAEQQARLDPILEEGRQRMLELRKEIRSPWAERWRTQRLRATTRARIREILTPEQQARYDALGTARRASTGRVFILGPDGKPKAVSIRLGITDGASTEVVSGDLQEGQDVVVGASGGAGAPGRPGGAPRLRL
- a CDS encoding TolC family protein; this translates as MTRARTGITSLLLAAWLTFPAATSPAAAQAPAERPTPAPVAGRQLSMDEAVGIALETQPQIQARLNDYAAARFRVDQAMAPLLPQFSSSISTSRSQSSVLPTAAGATSFIVQRHPEDTLVAQVALSQLLFDFGKNLAATEAAKKLAAVALEDVELQRQLIALAVKEAYTNTLFARRLIRVQEQAVERAELNLKSARGFFDVGTRPRSDVARAEVDVANARVDLIRARNAERLARVALNTAMGIGIDTPTQIQDNLVYEPVALERAQIRAEALRQRPEYRQVNLQVQAAEAVARQAFRDFFPDITGSGTYGAVRDELEEVWSLTLSLTWPIFDGGSRIGRYREARANVDAARSRVRALELDLLREVEQAQITIEETQERLQAAQTAVASAQENFRLAQGRFDAGVGTILELTDAQLALTQAQNVEAQALADYRIALYRLDRARGRR
- a CDS encoding adenosylcobalamin-dependent ribonucleoside-diphosphate reductase — translated: MLSESRPAKVGKWTEPALRVLRERYLTRQDGKVVETPEEMCWRVAQSIAAGEARYGRSAAAVREVAEAFYDMMVGSYFLPNSPTLMNAGKRNGLQYSACYVLPVGDSMEEIFDSVKAAAIIHKSGGGTGFAFSRLRPKDDLVASTGGRASGPVSFLRVFNSATEAVKQGGCVTPDTRVSTSRGIVEIRALGPAEAPADTWHRHADRLLVATDEGAKESDEFYNHGVALIRRVRTRHGYTVAGTLEHRLRVIDEEGRYVWKALEDLKVGDWVALQKGGYLPIEGFRFPAFTARQHPNATAIRIPQAPTRALGEFIGYCLGDGAISVNARGTGRLILTVGQTEPDVATWLLQIADQLFGLHPIRQSKPDDASDNYFFNSTTLVSWLKVMGVEKPSASEVRLPEIAFTAGPEFARGVLRGLFTADGTISIDGYSSLSSTSQALVEDVQQLLLALGIPSSVSVVERRAGAFGGKPLHRLRIITCDGLQRFADTVGFFSAKKTERLARGLKKAWERNDVLPFQGALLRSLYGGPGRGSGPGRGSRGADPRLYRALQHYLPGVSAPRHLTRSRLERLAEKYAALREHPTVTWLLTNNQFYDQVTKIEEGESLTLDLSVPANNTYVANGFVSHNTRRGANMGILKVDHPDILEFIECKLDGGITNFNISVAATDVFMDALEKGEDYDLINPHTGKVVGRLSAQEVFSRIVRAAWRTGDPGMVFIDRINASPANPTPEIGQIEATNPCGEQPLLPNEACNLGSLNVSKFARRSPAGEWTIDWEEMERVIRLAVRFLDDVIEMNPYPLPEIDATVKANRRIGLGIMGWADLLFLLGIPYDSQEAIELAERLMAFVKDAAHDQAAKLAEERGPFPNWSRSIYRHGRPMRNSTVTTIAPTGTISMIAGCSSGIEPIFALAFEHRVKQPDGERVLTFVNETFEAIAREQGWFSDALMQEIARRGSLHGIPGMPDAAQRVFKTSHEIGYEWHVQHQAAFQRSTDNGVSKTINLPNAAGEEDVASAYRLAWQLGCLGITVFRDGCKGEQVLNVGIGAPKKDALAAAPAATGPVTIKPRPHSLQGTTYRMETPIGTAFITVNETQDKEPFEVFVQVGKGGSDTMAVAEALGRLISLILRLPSPFSAQRRLEEVISQLSRIGGGQPTGFGPAKILSLPDAVARTLAEHIGELKPAQLTAVFASSKKNIGDLCKECGQATFIYEEGCKKCLSCGYNEC
- a CDS encoding MFS transporter, with translation MPRPGRAGPGGGPGPRPGEGTGGTVATTATSAPPTPAAARPGRWIGSGDLNGLLGLALDNTTNLVILASLLIGVFGFPSELVLTRMVPGTALGVLIGDLSYTWLALRLMRRTGRDDVTAMPFGIDTPTLFAMVFGVLGPVKLATGDPDLAWKVGMAMTIAIGLVKTGLAFTGEWTRRAVPRAALLGSIAGVGILMIAFLPALKVFRDPVVGLVALAVLCLALFGGVRMPFGMPGALAAVTAGAGIFWLRAGLGGPPPAHALPVAGLGLALPWPSLAWMAALPAALPYLSIALPFALVTVIGGIDNTESAAAAGDEYRTRDILMTEALATIAAGVAGGVVQNTPYIGHPAYKAMGARAGYTLATGLVIGVGAALGALSALMTVLPEAAVAPILIFIGLEITAQAFQASPARHGPAVALAFLPVAAAVVLIVGGSLLGALGKTPADLSGDAGATWAALVVLGNGFIVTAVLWAWALVAMLERQAGIACAVLAAASLATLCGVIHSPLPNGALFWPWAAPDPVSAHIAGAYGMAATLCWLAVGRRAR